One Pongo abelii isolate AG06213 chromosome 12, NHGRI_mPonAbe1-v2.0_pri, whole genome shotgun sequence DNA segment encodes these proteins:
- the ALKAL2 gene encoding ALK and LTK ligand 2 isoform X2, with product MRGPGRPLLLGLLLVLGAAGRGRGVAEPREPADGQALLRLVVELVQELRKHHSAEHKGLQLLGRDCALGRAEAAGLGPSPEQRVEIVPRDLRMKDKFLKHLTGPLYFSPKCSKHFHRLYHNTRDCTIPAYYKRCARLLTRLAVSPVCMEDKQ from the exons ATGCGCGGACCCGGGCGCCCCCTCCTCCTGGGGCTGCTGCTGGTGCTGGGGGCGGCGGGGCGCGGCCGGGGGGTCGCGGAGCCCCGGGAGCCGGCGGACGGACAGGCGCTGCTGCGGCTGGTGGTGGAGCTCGTCCAGGAGCTGCGGAAGCACCACTCGGCGGAGCACAAGGGCCTGCAGCTCCTCGGGCGGGACTGCGCCCTGGGCCGCGCGGAGGCGGCGGGGCTGGGGCCTTCGCCGGAGCAGCGAGTGG AAATTGTTCCTCGAGATCTGAGGATGAAGGACAAGTTTCTAAAACACCTTACAG GCCCTCTTTATTTTAGTCCAAAGTGCAGCAAACACTTCCATAGACTTTATCACAACACCAGAGACTGCACCATTCCTGCAT ACTATAAAAGATGCGCCAGGCTTCTTACCCGGCTGGCTGTCAGTCCAGTGTGCATGGAGGATAAG
- the ALKAL2 gene encoding ALK and LTK ligand 2 isoform X3, whose amino-acid sequence MRGPGRPLLLGLLLVLGAAGRGRGVAEPREPADGQALLRLVVELVQELRKHHSAEHKGLQLLGRDCALGRAEAAGLGPSPEQRVEIVPRDLRMKDKFLKHLTGPLYFSPKCSKHFHRLYHNTRDCTIPAYYKRCARLLTRLAVSPVCMEDK is encoded by the exons ATGCGCGGACCCGGGCGCCCCCTCCTCCTGGGGCTGCTGCTGGTGCTGGGGGCGGCGGGGCGCGGCCGGGGGGTCGCGGAGCCCCGGGAGCCGGCGGACGGACAGGCGCTGCTGCGGCTGGTGGTGGAGCTCGTCCAGGAGCTGCGGAAGCACCACTCGGCGGAGCACAAGGGCCTGCAGCTCCTCGGGCGGGACTGCGCCCTGGGCCGCGCGGAGGCGGCGGGGCTGGGGCCTTCGCCGGAGCAGCGAGTGG AAATTGTTCCTCGAGATCTGAGGATGAAGGACAAGTTTCTAAAACACCTTACAG GCCCTCTTTATTTTAGTCCAAAGTGCAGCAAACACTTCCATAGACTTTATCACAACACCAGAGACTGCACCATTCCTGCAT ACTATAAAAGATGCGCCAGGCTTCTTACCCGGCTGGCTGTCAGTCCAGTGTGCATGGAGGATAAG
- the ALKAL2 gene encoding ALK and LTK ligand 2 isoform X1 has translation MRGPGRPLLLGLLLVLGAAGRGRGVAEPREPADGQALLRLVVELVQELRKHHSAEHKGLQLLGRDCALGRAEAAGLGPSPEQRVEIVPRDLRMKDKFLKHLTGPLYFSPKCSKHFHRLYHNTRDCTIPAYYKRCARLLTRLAVSPVCMEDKVHCWEFVT, from the exons ATGCGCGGACCCGGGCGCCCCCTCCTCCTGGGGCTGCTGCTGGTGCTGGGGGCGGCGGGGCGCGGCCGGGGGGTCGCGGAGCCCCGGGAGCCGGCGGACGGACAGGCGCTGCTGCGGCTGGTGGTGGAGCTCGTCCAGGAGCTGCGGAAGCACCACTCGGCGGAGCACAAGGGCCTGCAGCTCCTCGGGCGGGACTGCGCCCTGGGCCGCGCGGAGGCGGCGGGGCTGGGGCCTTCGCCGGAGCAGCGAGTGG AAATTGTTCCTCGAGATCTGAGGATGAAGGACAAGTTTCTAAAACACCTTACAG GCCCTCTTTATTTTAGTCCAAAGTGCAGCAAACACTTCCATAGACTTTATCACAACACCAGAGACTGCACCATTCCTGCAT ACTATAAAAGATGCGCCAGGCTTCTTACCCGGCTGGCTGTCAGTCCAGTGTGCATGGAGGATAAG